A section of the Polynucleobacter sp. AP-Sving-400A-A2 genome encodes:
- a CDS encoding monovalent cation:proton antiporter family protein — protein sequence MPSVLQLTLILLASAVAGVVIFRYFGLPPILGYLAIGVLIGPHALGLANDSATVKYLAEFGVVFLMFSIGLEFNLHKLRAMRTIVFGLGGSQVILTMLLAVPASLLMNWIYPISWQAAIALGGALAMSSTAIVTKLISDRSEIETEHGRNIIGILLFQDLAVVFLLILLPSLGKNAGDLFLALTAASIKITVALVLIFVIGQTLMSRWFGLVAKLRSQELFMLNLLLIVLGMAGLTEHFGLSLALGAFLAGMLIAETPYRHQVEEDVKPFKDVLLGLFFITVGMLLDFEVIYQQWILVSILLIGPLIFKFGLIAVLSRAFGSSPGISIRTGLSLAQAGEFGFVLLNQIDGLDLIDPALSQAILAAMLLSMFGAPFLIQHSDRIAMRFSSNEWLLQSLALTRVAAKSVRTENHVVICGFGRSGQSLARMLDQEKIPYIALDMDPDRVKEAAAAGDNVVYGDASRENYLVAAGLARAKAVVITYADTPASFKVLHQVEHLRPGMTVLVRTKDDADLAKLQAAGATEVVPELIEGSLMMASHVLLIMGVPMRKVVRRITGAREARYSLLRGYFRGVNDEVDTKESWRLHSVTLLPESASIGQTLEELHLENEGVSVQAVRRKVGGSDYVKLELTPELRLQANDILVLSGNSEATDLAESKLLG from the coding sequence ATGCCGTCAGTCCTTCAATTAACTCTCATCTTGCTGGCCTCCGCAGTGGCCGGAGTAGTTATTTTCCGCTATTTTGGACTACCCCCTATTTTGGGCTATCTGGCTATTGGCGTTCTGATTGGGCCACATGCCCTTGGTTTAGCCAATGATTCCGCCACAGTCAAGTATTTGGCTGAATTTGGCGTGGTTTTCTTGATGTTCTCAATTGGCCTGGAATTCAACCTCCATAAGCTTCGGGCCATGCGGACTATCGTATTTGGCTTAGGCGGCAGCCAGGTCATTTTGACCATGCTCCTAGCGGTCCCAGCCAGTTTGCTGATGAACTGGATTTACCCTATTTCTTGGCAGGCTGCTATAGCGCTAGGGGGCGCTTTAGCAATGTCCTCCACAGCTATCGTTACCAAACTCATTTCTGATCGCTCCGAAATTGAAACAGAGCATGGGCGCAACATCATCGGTATTTTGCTCTTTCAGGACTTGGCGGTAGTTTTCCTGCTGATTTTGTTACCTTCGCTCGGTAAGAATGCTGGGGACCTATTTTTAGCCCTGACTGCAGCATCCATCAAGATCACGGTAGCTCTAGTACTCATTTTTGTGATTGGCCAAACCTTAATGAGTCGTTGGTTCGGTTTGGTTGCTAAATTGCGCTCCCAAGAATTGTTCATGCTCAACCTCTTGTTGATTGTTTTGGGGATGGCAGGACTGACTGAACACTTTGGCTTATCGCTAGCCTTAGGGGCTTTCTTGGCCGGGATGTTAATTGCCGAAACGCCCTATCGCCATCAAGTGGAAGAAGACGTTAAGCCTTTCAAAGATGTGCTCTTGGGCCTCTTCTTTATCACCGTTGGCATGCTGTTAGATTTTGAAGTGATTTATCAACAGTGGATACTGGTTTCAATCTTATTAATCGGCCCGTTGATATTTAAGTTTGGCTTAATTGCTGTATTGTCACGCGCTTTCGGTTCAAGTCCTGGCATTTCTATTCGGACGGGCTTAAGTTTGGCGCAGGCTGGTGAATTCGGTTTCGTACTTTTAAATCAAATTGATGGTTTGGATTTGATTGACCCTGCTTTAAGTCAAGCTATATTGGCAGCAATGCTACTGTCGATGTTTGGTGCGCCTTTCTTAATTCAACATAGCGATCGTATCGCGATGCGTTTTTCTAGCAATGAGTGGTTGTTGCAATCACTGGCACTGACACGTGTTGCGGCAAAAAGTGTCCGCACAGAAAATCATGTGGTCATTTGTGGCTTTGGTCGTTCCGGCCAAAGCCTAGCCCGCATGCTCGATCAAGAAAAAATTCCTTACATTGCATTAGACATGGATCCTGATCGCGTAAAGGAAGCTGCCGCAGCTGGCGATAACGTGGTCTATGGTGACGCTAGTCGAGAAAATTATTTAGTTGCAGCGGGATTGGCGAGAGCGAAGGCAGTCGTGATTACTTATGCAGACACACCAGCTAGCTTTAAAGTATTGCATCAAGTCGAGCACTTGCGTCCTGGCATGACGGTATTGGTACGCACTAAAGATGATGCAGATTTAGCTAAGTTACAAGCAGCTGGGGCGACCGAGGTGGTGCCAGAGTTGATTGAAGGTAGCTTGATGATGGCATCCCACGTCTTACTGATCATGGGTGTACCCATGCGTAAGGTAGTGCGTCGCATTACTGGCGCACGTGAAGCTCGTTATAGCCTGTTGCGCGGCTACTTCCGTGGCGTTAATGATGAGGTGGACACCAAGGAATCATGGCGCTTACACTCAGTTACTTTACTGCCTGAGTCGGCTAGTATTGGGCAGACACTTGAAGAGTTGCATCTTGAAAATGAAGGTGTGAGCGTGCAAGCAGTCAGGCGAAAAGTGGGTGGCTCTGACTACGTCAAATTAGAGCTCACCCCAGAATTGCGTTTGCAAGCCAACGATATTTTGGTGCTGTCGGGCAATTCAGAAGCGACTGATTTAGCTGAATCTAAATTGCTCGGATGA
- a CDS encoding HAD family hydrolase: MPTAFHAHNTNPLSQYPQAWDRAGAVKLLVLDVDGVLTNGQVFIGENGKESLKAFDIQDGLGIKLLEKIGIPTAIITGRNSKMVLARCDELGIKHVHMGVENKAAALENILQSLGLKQSDCAVMGDDWPDFQMMKSAGLKICPTQGHDAVKEIAHFVTTRPGGSGAVREVCDLILKAQNRYEELLAQARA, from the coding sequence ATGCCAACCGCCTTTCACGCTCACAATACTAACCCTCTAAGCCAGTATCCACAGGCTTGGGATCGTGCAGGGGCGGTCAAGCTTCTCGTTCTAGATGTTGATGGCGTCTTGACCAATGGCCAAGTCTTTATTGGTGAAAATGGCAAAGAGTCCCTGAAAGCTTTTGATATTCAGGATGGCTTGGGAATTAAGTTATTAGAAAAAATTGGTATACCAACAGCCATCATCACTGGACGTAATTCCAAAATGGTTTTGGCCCGTTGTGACGAGCTCGGCATCAAGCACGTGCACATGGGTGTTGAAAATAAAGCTGCAGCCCTAGAAAACATTTTGCAATCGCTTGGACTTAAGCAATCTGATTGCGCGGTCATGGGTGATGACTGGCCTGATTTTCAAATGATGAAGTCTGCGGGCCTGAAGATATGTCCTACGCAAGGGCATGACGCTGTGAAAGAAATAGCCCACTTTGTCACCACTAGACCTGGTGGTAGTGGTGCGGTACGTGAAGTCTGTGATCTGATCTTGAAAGCGCAAAACCGTTATGAGGAATTACTCGCTCAGGCGCGCGCTTAA
- a CDS encoding SIS domain-containing protein has protein sequence MIAKTRDRTLKLARDTLTIEAAALHTMRDRLEGADADALVLAVDLLHSCKGRIVVSGIGKSGHIARKIAATFASTGSPAFFVHPAEASHGDLGMVTRDDVFVALSNSGETDELLTIVPIVKRTGAKLIALTGAPNSSLAKLADAHLDTSVEKEACPLNLAPTTSTTAALAMGDALAVALLDARGFQAEDFQRSHPGGRLGRKQLMHVSEVMRSLDETPKIAISASLQDALLEMTAKRMGMVVTLDNANKVAGIFTDGDLRRLLEKSTNLDGLTLEKAITSAPRTIPPELLAEEAIEMMEKHRINHLVVTDPAGALLGALNLHDLFAAKVI, from the coding sequence ATGATAGCTAAGACTCGTGATCGAACCCTAAAGCTTGCACGTGACACCCTCACGATTGAGGCTGCTGCACTGCACACCATGCGCGATCGCCTTGAAGGCGCAGATGCTGATGCCCTCGTATTAGCAGTTGATCTGCTCCATTCCTGCAAAGGCCGTATCGTCGTCTCGGGAATTGGTAAATCAGGGCATATTGCTCGCAAGATTGCTGCCACCTTTGCCTCTACTGGCTCCCCTGCTTTCTTTGTTCACCCCGCGGAAGCTAGTCATGGCGATCTGGGGATGGTGACTCGTGATGACGTCTTTGTTGCACTCTCCAATTCCGGTGAGACAGATGAGTTACTCACCATTGTGCCGATCGTCAAGCGCACTGGAGCAAAACTGATTGCACTGACTGGCGCACCAAATTCCTCTTTGGCAAAGTTAGCCGATGCCCATTTAGACACTAGTGTTGAAAAAGAGGCTTGCCCACTCAACCTCGCCCCAACCACCAGCACAACCGCAGCTCTCGCTATGGGTGATGCCCTAGCAGTTGCCCTTCTAGATGCGCGTGGCTTTCAGGCAGAGGATTTTCAGCGCTCACACCCAGGTGGCCGCTTGGGTCGCAAACAGCTCATGCATGTCAGTGAAGTCATGCGTAGCCTTGATGAGACCCCTAAGATTGCAATCTCCGCCTCCCTGCAAGATGCCTTACTCGAGATGACTGCTAAGCGCATGGGCATGGTGGTTACCTTAGACAATGCAAACAAAGTTGCTGGCATTTTTACAGATGGTGACTTACGTCGCCTGCTTGAGAAAAGCACTAATTTAGATGGCCTTACTTTAGAAAAAGCAATTACTTCAGCACCGCGAACAATTCCGCCCGAGTTATTAGCAGAGGAGGCTATTGAAATGATGGAAAAGCATCGTATCAATCATTTGGTAGTAACCGATCCTGCAGGCGCACTACTGGGAGCACTTAACCTCCATGATTTATTTGCCGCCAAGGTTATTTAA
- the lptB gene encoding LPS export ABC transporter ATP-binding protein — translation MTTNSDSNQKTATLSAQHLQKRYGSRTVVRDVSVEVKCGEVVGLLGPNGAGKTTSFYMIVGLVPLDGGSIVLDGIDITRLPIHERARMGLSYLPQEASVFRKLNVAENIQAVLELQVQGGKPLSKADIAHRLDELLGELQISHLRDNPALSLSGGERRRVEIARALASQPKFILLDEPFAGVDPIAVGEIQRIVRFLRDRQIGVLITDHNVRETLGICDHAYIISEGSVLAEGKPDQIIENDAVRRVYLGENFRM, via the coding sequence ATGACCACGAATTCCGATAGTAATCAAAAAACAGCCACTTTAAGTGCACAGCACCTTCAAAAGCGCTATGGATCTCGCACAGTGGTTCGGGATGTATCGGTAGAAGTGAAATGCGGGGAAGTAGTAGGCCTCCTAGGACCAAATGGTGCTGGCAAAACAACTTCTTTCTACATGATTGTTGGTCTAGTTCCTTTGGACGGTGGGAGTATTGTTTTAGACGGTATTGATATTACGCGCCTACCTATTCATGAACGAGCTCGTATGGGCCTATCCTACCTCCCGCAAGAGGCCTCTGTTTTCAGAAAACTGAATGTGGCTGAAAACATTCAAGCCGTATTAGAGCTGCAAGTGCAAGGCGGAAAACCACTGAGCAAGGCCGATATAGCGCATCGCTTAGATGAGCTCTTGGGCGAACTTCAAATTAGCCATCTGCGTGATAATCCCGCACTTTCCCTATCTGGTGGAGAACGCCGCCGCGTTGAAATTGCCAGGGCCCTCGCCTCCCAGCCTAAGTTTATTTTGCTAGATGAGCCATTTGCTGGTGTTGACCCAATTGCGGTTGGAGAAATCCAGCGGATTGTGCGCTTCTTAAGAGACCGCCAAATTGGCGTGCTTATCACCGACCATAATGTTCGAGAAACCTTGGGAATTTGTGATCATGCCTACATCATCAGCGAAGGTAGTGTTCTGGCGGAAGGCAAGCCAGACCAAATTATCGAGAATGATGCTGTTAGACGAGTCTACCTAGGTGAAAACTTCCGCATGTAA
- a CDS encoding MFS transporter: MNPSELRSTLALAGIFGLRMLGLFLLLPVFSIHAKDLPGGDQALLIGLALGIFNIVQACFHIPLGRLSDRIGRKTVVLWGLSLFVAGALICAAKDDLLWIAIGRGVMGAGAISAAVSAWVADLTREQVRSQAMALVGASISLSFAVSLVVAAPLYRMISLSGMFLVLAILGATAMVVAYFVLPNNKPEVYAKQDSLKLVFLRPELMRLNVGVFVLNATQVAMFLVVPRLLEQAGFPLSAHWQVYLSVVLLSFVFMVPLLIYGEKKQRIRLVLLIAIVLLIIAEIIFTQASSVMLIAVALLVYFVGFNLLEALQPSLVTRYAKESKGTALGVYNTTQSIGLFTGAVIGGWLMDAHGDLSVFVMGAALLLCWLIIAWSMRELPAKA, translated from the coding sequence ATGAATCCTTCTGAACTTCGCTCCACTTTGGCTTTAGCCGGCATTTTTGGCCTTCGTATGCTGGGCCTTTTTTTGCTTTTACCCGTTTTTAGCATCCATGCTAAAGACTTGCCTGGAGGCGACCAAGCGCTTCTGATAGGGCTAGCACTGGGTATTTTCAATATTGTTCAGGCCTGCTTCCACATTCCTTTAGGTAGGCTTTCTGATCGAATCGGTCGAAAAACAGTCGTTTTATGGGGTCTGTCCTTGTTTGTTGCTGGAGCGTTGATTTGCGCAGCAAAGGACGATTTGCTTTGGATCGCCATTGGAAGAGGCGTTATGGGCGCTGGAGCAATTTCAGCAGCAGTCTCTGCTTGGGTTGCTGACCTCACTCGGGAGCAAGTGCGCAGTCAAGCCATGGCCTTGGTCGGCGCTAGTATTTCATTATCGTTTGCCGTTTCACTGGTTGTTGCTGCTCCGCTTTATCGCATGATTAGCTTAAGCGGGATGTTTTTAGTATTGGCAATCTTAGGTGCTACAGCGATGGTAGTAGCCTATTTTGTATTACCAAATAACAAGCCTGAGGTTTATGCAAAGCAAGATTCACTGAAGCTTGTATTTTTGCGTCCAGAGCTCATGCGCCTCAATGTGGGAGTGTTTGTTTTGAACGCCACCCAAGTAGCTATGTTTTTAGTGGTGCCACGTCTATTAGAGCAAGCAGGATTTCCGCTGAGTGCACACTGGCAAGTTTATCTCTCAGTCGTCTTACTCTCTTTTGTGTTTATGGTTCCACTCTTGATATATGGTGAGAAAAAACAGCGCATACGACTGGTTTTATTAATAGCGATCGTTCTTCTAATTATTGCTGAAATTATCTTCACTCAGGCCTCATCCGTAATGCTGATTGCAGTGGCATTGCTGGTTTACTTTGTGGGCTTTAACCTACTTGAGGCGCTGCAACCCTCGTTAGTGACTCGTTATGCAAAAGAATCCAAAGGAACTGCTCTGGGCGTTTACAACACTACTCAGTCGATTGGCCTCTTTACAGGTGCCGTTATTGGGGGTTGGTTAATGGATGCCCATGGTGATTTATCGGTCTTTGTCATGGGTGCAGCATTGCTTTTGTGCTGGCTTATAATTGCTTGGTCGATGCGCGAATTACCTGCAAAGGCATAG
- the hpf gene encoding ribosome hibernation-promoting factor, HPF/YfiA family, with the protein MNLKINSRHVEVTPAMRSHLEAGLEKIRKHFDHVLDATAFLIVDNAKEKDLRQAAEITLHLKGKELFAEAHNADLYHAMDAVVDKLERQVVKHKEKIQDHHHEKPFE; encoded by the coding sequence ATGAATCTGAAAATTAATAGCCGTCATGTTGAAGTTACTCCAGCTATGCGTTCCCATCTCGAAGCCGGATTAGAAAAAATTCGCAAACACTTTGACCACGTTTTAGATGCCACCGCATTTTTGATCGTCGATAACGCCAAAGAAAAAGATCTTCGTCAAGCAGCCGAGATCACCCTTCACCTCAAAGGCAAAGAGCTCTTTGCCGAAGCGCATAACGCAGATCTTTACCACGCCATGGATGCGGTAGTGGATAAACTTGAACGACAAGTTGTCAAGCACAAAGAAAAAATTCAAGATCATCACCATGAAAAGCCTTTTGAATAA
- the lptA gene encoding lipopolysaccharide transport periplasmic protein LptA, with protein MKLLQKLVMVFALLGACLSTTHAEKADQDKPIVLEAEKVSVNDVQQVYELDGEVLLIKGSILITGAKGNIKVDPEGYEYVDVQGNSESTASFRQRREGPANEFMQGRGKTVTYNAKTELLTLTGDASLKRLHNMQMLDQLHGWKIDYDDVQQRYHVLPPANAKAEDLPLARAILSPRRKATLEK; from the coding sequence ATGAAGTTATTACAAAAATTAGTAATGGTGTTTGCGCTACTTGGAGCTTGTCTTTCCACTACTCATGCTGAAAAAGCAGATCAAGACAAACCCATCGTTTTGGAAGCAGAAAAAGTATCTGTGAACGATGTACAACAGGTTTATGAACTTGATGGTGAAGTGCTCTTAATCAAAGGCAGTATTTTGATTACTGGCGCGAAAGGTAATATCAAGGTCGACCCCGAGGGTTATGAGTACGTTGATGTTCAGGGTAATTCAGAATCTACTGCTAGCTTTAGACAAAGACGCGAAGGACCGGCCAATGAATTTATGCAAGGTCGGGGCAAAACGGTTACCTACAATGCAAAAACTGAGCTACTCACATTGACTGGTGATGCCAGCTTGAAGCGTCTTCATAATATGCAAATGCTAGATCAATTACATGGCTGGAAAATTGACTACGATGATGTTCAGCAGCGCTATCACGTCTTGCCGCCTGCTAATGCCAAAGCAGAAGACCTGCCACTAGCTAGAGCCATCCTTTCACCAAGAAGAAAAGCTACACTAGAGAAATGA
- the uvrA gene encoding excinuclease ABC subunit UvrA has product MNNEIKIRGARTHNLKNINLDIPREKLVVLTGLSGSGKSSLAFDTLYAEGQRRYVESLSAYARQFLQLMEKPDVDTIEGLSPAISIEQKATSHNPRSTVGTVTEIHDYLRLLFARAGTPHCPDHDLPLEAQSVSQMVDTVLAMPEDTKLMILAPVVSERKGEFVDLFQDLQAQGFVRFRVRSGGGTTNTAKAEIFEVDQLPVLKKNDKHSIEVVVDRIKVRPDIQQRVAESFETALRLADGKAMIVNMDTGKEMIFSSKFACPICSYSLQELEPRLFSFNNPMGACPSCDGLGHQSFFDPKRIVAHPDLSLASGAIKGWDRRNQFYFKLLQTLAKHGGFDVEKPFETLNKKQQDLILLGSGDVTIPFEYINERGKNSTREHAFEGIVANFERRYRETDSATVREELSRYQNVQTCPACSGSRLRKEARFVKVGEGKQSRAIYQISALPLKEAKEYFEALELKGAKREIADKIVKEIGSRLRFLNDVGLDYLSLERSADTLSGGEAQRIRLASQIGSGLTGVMYVLDEPSIGLHQRDNDRLIGTLKHLRDLGNSVLVVEHDEDMIRASDYVIDIGPGAGVHGGEVVAEGTPAEVEANPKSLTGAYLSGREWIAVPEKRIPVNDKFLEIIGARGNNLQSVHAKIPVGLLTCVTGVSGSGKSTLINDTLHHAVAHHIYGSNAEPAAHDAIKGLENFDKVISVDQSPIGRTPRSNPATYTGLFTPIRELFCGVPAARERGYEAGRFSFNVKGGRCDACEGDGVIKVEMHFLPDVYVPCDVCHGKRYNRETLDIRYKGKNIHEVLSMTIEQAHEFFEAVPIVKRKLKTLLDVGLGYVKLGQSATTLSGGEAQRVKLSLELSKRDTGRTLYILDEPTTGLHFHDIQLLLTVLQTLKKQGNTIVIIEHNLDVIKTADWIIDLGPKGGAGGGQIIATGTPEEVAKNEASFTGHYLAPLLVRKQPVAAKKKK; this is encoded by the coding sequence ATGAATAACGAAATCAAGATCCGCGGTGCCCGCACCCACAACCTCAAAAACATTAATCTAGATATCCCTAGAGAGAAATTAGTCGTTTTGACCGGCCTATCTGGCTCAGGCAAAAGCTCATTGGCTTTTGACACCCTGTACGCCGAAGGTCAGCGTCGCTATGTAGAGTCCCTATCTGCTTATGCCCGCCAATTCTTGCAACTGATGGAAAAGCCTGATGTCGATACGATTGAAGGTCTATCACCGGCAATCTCGATTGAGCAAAAAGCGACCAGCCATAATCCCCGCTCGACTGTGGGTACGGTTACAGAAATTCATGACTACCTACGCTTGTTGTTTGCGCGTGCTGGAACCCCGCACTGTCCAGACCATGATCTGCCATTAGAGGCGCAAAGCGTTTCTCAAATGGTTGATACCGTTTTAGCTATGCCAGAAGACACGAAGCTCATGATCTTGGCTCCCGTGGTGAGTGAGCGTAAGGGTGAGTTCGTGGACTTATTCCAAGATCTTCAGGCTCAAGGCTTTGTACGCTTTCGTGTGCGCTCTGGTGGCGGCACAACCAATACAGCCAAAGCAGAGATCTTTGAAGTAGATCAATTGCCAGTACTAAAGAAGAACGATAAGCATTCAATTGAAGTAGTCGTAGATCGCATTAAAGTGCGTCCAGATATTCAGCAGCGCGTAGCGGAATCTTTTGAAACTGCTCTGCGCCTTGCGGACGGCAAGGCCATGATTGTCAACATGGATACCGGCAAGGAGATGATTTTCTCCAGCAAGTTTGCCTGCCCAATTTGCTCCTACTCATTACAAGAGCTTGAGCCACGCCTCTTCTCTTTTAATAATCCGATGGGTGCATGTCCTTCTTGTGATGGCCTGGGCCATCAATCCTTCTTTGATCCTAAGCGCATTGTTGCTCACCCAGACTTATCGCTGGCCTCTGGTGCAATTAAAGGCTGGGATCGTCGTAATCAGTTTTATTTCAAGCTCTTACAAACACTTGCCAAGCATGGCGGGTTTGATGTTGAGAAACCTTTTGAGACTCTCAATAAGAAACAGCAAGATCTGATTTTATTAGGCTCGGGCGATGTCACTATTCCTTTTGAATACATCAATGAGCGCGGCAAAAATAGCACTCGTGAGCATGCCTTTGAAGGTATTGTTGCTAATTTTGAACGCCGCTATCGTGAGACTGACTCGGCTACTGTTCGAGAAGAATTATCACGCTACCAAAACGTACAAACCTGCCCAGCATGTAGTGGCAGTCGTTTGCGCAAAGAGGCGCGCTTTGTCAAAGTCGGTGAAGGTAAGCAATCACGCGCGATTTATCAAATCAGCGCCCTTCCCCTGAAGGAAGCTAAAGAATATTTTGAAGCTTTAGAGCTCAAAGGTGCGAAACGAGAAATCGCCGACAAGATTGTGAAAGAAATTGGTTCACGTCTGCGCTTTCTAAACGATGTCGGCTTAGACTACTTGTCACTAGAACGGAGTGCAGATACTCTCTCTGGTGGTGAAGCGCAGCGGATTCGCCTAGCATCACAAATTGGCTCCGGTCTTACAGGCGTCATGTACGTATTGGATGAACCTTCTATTGGCTTACATCAACGTGATAACGATCGTCTTATCGGCACCCTGAAGCATTTGCGTGACCTAGGCAACAGCGTGCTGGTGGTTGAGCATGATGAAGATATGATCCGCGCATCTGACTATGTAATTGATATTGGTCCCGGTGCTGGAGTGCATGGCGGTGAAGTGGTAGCCGAGGGCACGCCTGCAGAAGTGGAGGCCAATCCTAAATCACTCACTGGCGCCTACTTATCAGGGCGGGAATGGATCGCCGTTCCTGAAAAACGTATTCCAGTAAATGATAAGTTCTTAGAAATTATTGGCGCACGTGGTAACAACTTGCAATCCGTTCACGCTAAGATTCCTGTCGGCTTATTAACCTGTGTCACTGGCGTATCTGGCTCAGGTAAATCTACTCTCATCAACGACACATTGCACCATGCAGTTGCTCATCATATCTACGGCTCTAATGCAGAACCTGCGGCACATGATGCTATTAAAGGTCTTGAAAACTTTGACAAGGTCATCAGCGTCGACCAATCCCCGATTGGTAGAACCCCACGCTCAAACCCAGCCACTTACACTGGATTATTCACGCCTATCAGAGAACTCTTTTGTGGCGTGCCTGCTGCACGCGAGCGCGGCTATGAGGCAGGACGTTTTTCTTTCAACGTCAAGGGTGGTCGTTGTGATGCCTGTGAAGGTGATGGCGTTATTAAAGTAGAGATGCATTTTTTACCAGACGTATATGTTCCTTGCGATGTCTGTCACGGTAAGCGCTATAACCGCGAAACTTTAGATATTCGTTACAAAGGTAAGAATATCCATGAAGTGTTGTCGATGACTATCGAACAAGCCCATGAATTCTTTGAAGCTGTTCCAATCGTCAAACGAAAGCTCAAAACCTTGCTCGATGTAGGCTTAGGTTATGTAAAGTTAGGCCAAAGCGCTACGACTTTGTCTGGCGGTGAAGCGCAACGCGTCAAACTCTCTTTAGAGCTTTCCAAACGCGATACTGGCAGAACGCTCTACATCTTGGATGAGCCAACTACGGGCTTGCATTTCCATGACATTCAATTATTGCTGACTGTTCTTCAGACCCTGAAGAAGCAAGGCAACACGATCGTCATCATTGAGCACAACTTAGATGTGATCAAAACTGCCGATTGGATTATTGACTTGGGACCTAAAGGTGGCGCTGGTGGTGGGCAGATTATTGCTACTGGCACACCCGAAGAGGTTGCGAAGAATGAGGCTAGCTTTACCGGGCACTACTTAGCGCCACTATTGGTTCGCAAACAACCCGTTGCGGCTAAAAAGAAAAAGTAA
- the lptC gene encoding LPS export ABC transporter periplasmic protein LptC, whose translation MELNTQKIKLSIWRTSLRLMPLILMGTLTLVTFWLVKKNAPAEKSAIERVRLHEPDYTISNGALSTLNESGDTKYRVLGKKVIHYDDDASIDIETPRIRLFPPEKSPVTVKADKGHLDGDLTILDLIDNAEIFRPQQAASASEPARPRMLARSSYFKVLINDDIIKTDKHITLEQGVSVMHSTDGGVFNNIEQSMVLSGQVKGRIERIQPGAQR comes from the coding sequence ATGGAACTCAATACCCAAAAAATCAAACTGAGTATCTGGCGTACATCCTTACGTCTGATGCCTTTAATTCTGATGGGCACGCTCACTCTCGTCACGTTTTGGTTGGTTAAGAAAAATGCACCGGCAGAAAAATCAGCAATTGAACGTGTGCGCCTTCATGAGCCTGACTACACCATTAGCAATGGCGCCTTATCTACTCTCAATGAATCCGGTGATACTAAATATCGCGTGCTAGGTAAAAAAGTGATTCACTACGATGATGATGCTTCAATCGATATTGAGACACCGCGCATACGCCTATTCCCACCTGAAAAGTCACCGGTGACTGTTAAAGCAGACAAAGGTCATTTAGATGGTGACCTCACGATTTTGGATCTGATTGATAATGCCGAAATATTTCGACCGCAACAAGCTGCTTCGGCAAGCGAACCTGCAAGACCGCGTATGCTTGCGCGCTCTTCTTATTTCAAAGTGCTCATTAATGATGACATTATCAAAACAGATAAACACATTACGCTTGAGCAAGGGGTTTCTGTGATGCACTCAACTGATGGCGGTGTATTTAATAATATCGAACAAAGCATGGTTTTATCTGGGCAGGTAAAGGGGCGTATCGAGCGCATTCAACCCGGAGCACAGCGATGA
- a CDS encoding PTS sugar transporter subunit IIA, which yields MNALTDLFALDRIALNSPSQNRTEAFAAVGQLFAKQAGLEAEAIVGFLNAREDLGSTALGAGVAIPHGRVKGLKQPIAAFVKLQEPIEFAAPDGESVSILIFLLVPEKATQQHLEILSSIAQLLSDQDTRKLLASEGSPEKVCEILQTWGLT from the coding sequence ATGAATGCCCTGACCGATCTTTTCGCTTTAGACCGTATTGCCTTAAATAGTCCCTCTCAGAATAGGACTGAGGCATTTGCAGCCGTAGGGCAGCTATTTGCCAAACAGGCAGGCCTTGAAGCCGAGGCAATTGTTGGATTTTTAAATGCGCGTGAGGACTTAGGCTCTACCGCACTAGGTGCTGGTGTTGCCATTCCACACGGTCGTGTAAAGGGACTTAAGCAGCCAATTGCTGCATTCGTCAAACTACAAGAGCCGATTGAATTTGCTGCGCCTGATGGTGAGTCTGTGTCCATCCTCATTTTTTTACTTGTTCCCGAAAAAGCAACTCAGCAACATTTAGAAATTCTGTCTTCGATTGCACAGCTCTTATCCGATCAGGATACCCGTAAGCTACTTGCGTCGGAGGGCAGTCCAGAGAAGGTGTGTGAAATCCTACAAACGTGGGGCTTAACTTGA